In Lolium rigidum isolate FL_2022 chromosome 7, APGP_CSIRO_Lrig_0.1, whole genome shotgun sequence, the DNA window GAGGAATTTGGTTTCCACCGCCTATCTGTAGCAGTCTTCTCGAATGTGAAATTCTGATGTTTCTAGGACATGATGCAAAAATAAATAATTGTTAGAATATCTGTAGCAGTCTTCTCGAATGTGAAATTCTGATGTTTCTAGGACATgatgcaaaaataaataaatgttaGAATATCTGGTGCATCTTCTCTTCACTCTGAACATACTTTACGGACTTACGGTTCAGTAAGAAACACTTGATCAAAAATCAAAATATCACTAGTGATAACATTCCTGGACTTATGCAATGTCGTGACGTGTGTGTTGAGGGTTTGTAGGAGTAGCGTGTCGGGGGCATTGTCATGTTACATGTCGTGTCgggcttttgcttgtttgcctctgATAAACAAGTGTGTTACGGTTTTTGCCCAGGTGCCAATTAACTGCGCAGTCTCttcttgttaaaaaaaaaaatttcagatATGCATATGCCTATCTCGAGCCGTATGGTATCAAATAAAAGCGGTGTTACTGCAGGTTTAATTATTTCCGATATTTGGCCTGATTAATACCATAAGAAACGTGATTCAGACTTGcgccaccttttcccctctttcttcctccaaagaaaaaaaaaagtgccaCCTACCGGCTGATGAACTTGGGAAGTTGAGATCATTTCATAGTTTCTAATATCCAATCAATTCAAAGTTATGCAGCGCAGACATCCCAAACCATGGAGAAATAGTATTAAAGCCTGTTGAATTCCATGTCTGATAAAGGTAGTAGAAAATCATGGAGGGGTTGCTGCATAATCTGTTACTCACCTAAGATCGACGGGAGCATCCCTGCTCGAGCTCAATTCCTCAGCACcaactgccccaaaacttccagtCGCTGCAGAAACCAAGAGGACGACCCAAATCAGTTCACCAACAACACAACAGGAAGCAGAAAAGGAATCCGAGAAGACGAACCTGCACTGCCGCGGACGAACAGACAAGAGACAGAAACCAGAAGCAGCAGCACGAGAAGCCTCTGAAGCAACAACGAAGGCGGCTCCTCCATCAGTCGGCAGAGTTCGCCAGCTCGAGGGAAGCAATGGCAGCAAGACGGTGGAGGGAGAAGGTAGGGGGGACCAAATGGGGAGAAAGGGAGGAATCAAGCAGCTGGGTCTGGTTTGGTGGCAAGGCGAATGGTGGGAGATCTGGGAAACGCGTGAACGGTGGAGAAAAAGGTTGGACACGGCCAAAAGGGGAAACATGGACGAAGGCGACGCCGCAACTTGGCGACAAGTTTTTTAAttgtttccttttccttttcttttcttgctGGTAGTTTTAAACGCGTTTAATCGTTTCCTTATTTAGTAGATTACAAATATCGCACTGCGCAGGTGTCTGAATCTCGAGCACAATTTGCACCGACGTCGGATAATTGCATTGCGTACCGTGTGGCGCAGGGAACACCGGCAAAACTCACGAGTGGCAGCAGTTGAAGACTGCTAGTAGTAGGATAACTAGCTTTGATCTttcatgtttatttatttatttattaccaAGCTACAGAAATGTACTAGTACTGTGAGTTCTGCAAATGTTTGAAAATTACGCGGAAATTCGACTTGTGCTTCTTACACAGATATGGACAGGAAGACCAAGCACAACGGTTCGGTGATGAAGCATACTACTATAATCTTGTTTAACGGGAGGGCACTCCTCCCCAACGGTTGACCGTGACTAGCAACCGCATTTCTTTATACGCAATTAACTCACACGATTCGCATCACATGCTGCATTGATCATTGGTTTGGACGTGACCCTTCTTATCAACTGCCCTGACACTGAATAATATTCATTCAAGCAATGGTAACACCAACTAACCTATCCGTGACCGATTCCAGTTCTACGTCGACCGTTGAGGGAGGCGAAAGCAAGTGGATTCACTTTATCTGACCGAGTAGGATAACATGCTTGTCTTGTTTCGTCGTTGACACAATCTTTCAGCTAAGAAAGGGGGATGCATTCGTACTAAAAAAGAATAACAGTACTAGGTGACTTGTACTCCATGATTCTGTTGTCTAGCATTGGCAAGTTAGCTGAACTCAAAATCCACTTCCTCATTCCGCCTAACCTAGGAACAGAAATGCAAAGCCTAACACCTTGTCTAGCTCTAAATGCAAAACTACACACTACAGTACttgagttagggcatctccagcggcgcgacgcattttggatGCTCGCGAGCGTCTGTTTGTGTCGCCCCgcggacgccaaaatgaccgcgaggggcgaaatatccgtttgcgtcggggctacatccagcggtccgacgcattttggacatgcagctgtttttttttttgtgctacttcttttcaatttagttgaatgatcaagttttaaacgcgaaaaagatgtactcatgatgtcatgttggtccaatcgaatagattatagcctaaacaattaaccggatacgtcaatcgactagattcaaacatatttaacatacaaagaagaagaaatttaaaaacatataaactaaaactattttttggccttcttgttcgaaggcctcgcgtcgtcgtcgtcgtggaaactcctccgcctcttgcttgtcacctcgtcgtcggaactggaggacgatgcgcccgtcgaggacttgaaactggaagaaatggcgtcttcgtcgtcgtcgtcggtgaacggacgacgacgcgccgcccgcgccagcgcctcggacttcttccttgccgccgccttgtcgtccgccgcctcctgcgcctccaatcgggcgaacttgctcgtcggagtcctcctcctcccggccctcctcctcgtcgtcggcgtcggcggcggcaccgcctccgtcctcctcccggCCTTCGCCGCCATtcgtcgcctccgtcctcctcgtcctcactcggtgtggaggtagggtaggctgggcgtggagcccggatcgctgggcgtcgccggcgattcccaccaatgcaggaatccgggcgacttgccctcgctctccgagtcggacggcagcgtgtagtcgctcatgatgtgccggtgttggagaagaagaagaagaagaggaagaagaaggagacagttgaacttgaattaccgtagacgcgggggttataatgtgcgcggattaacggcggcgcgtaaaacgaagaggccggcggttgctcttccgcagcggttcggcgctccattgcggcgattggtcgccgcggttgccacaccggcgcgcgttgtgaattcgaggccgatcgaagttgtgccgctgccatgagggcccgtggggacgcgagcggacgctccgtgcgaccgccgagcgtccgcgcgtctccgcggacggtccggtcactttgcgtcgccccgctggaacaggccccaaacggtcgctcagcgtccgtttgcgtcgcgccgccggAGATGCCCTTATGTGTGACACATGGATATATACAATGATGCATCTGCAAATAATATGCACGAAGAAAACATGACGGAGAATATCAAGTTTCGGCCACAAGCCTGAGGTTGCTTAAGGTGAAATATGATAATGTGTGCAGAAAAAGGTAGATACCACCAAAATTTGGTAACCTGTCAATTAACCGTAACCAGTATGTATGTCGTTCACCCAACTATAAACTGTAACCACCGAGCAGTAACTGCAGGACCAGTACAACCAAAGAATAGTTTAAGAGAGCAGGATAGAGCTATCAGAGCGGCCAACTACACCAGTGATCTAGCGAGCTAACAGAATTTCGGAGAGTAGGCCTAAAGATGCAGCACAGTTCATCTGAGGGACAGACTACCGAAAGTAAACTGACACGAGAGGAATATCAACGTCGTTCTCATCCTCATCCTCGCAGGCCACGCCAATGTCCAAGTGCCTCCTGTACTCAGGGATGTCCACCTTGGCAACTTCTTTGGCAACGTCGGCAACCTTCTTGGTCAATCTATCCTTGTGCCTTGGGAACATGTTGTTGTACAACAGTGACGCGCCGCAGGAGATGCTGTAGGCGGTAAGGCCCTTGTCAGCGAACCATTGCAGGAGTTCAGCAACAGTGAGATCGCCCTTGATGGACCATCGGTCCCACACAGTCCAGCTCATGTCTTTGTGCTTTATAACCTTGGGTGGAACTGGTTCAGCCATTGAGAACAGTGGCAGTGCTAGGTTTGCAAATGTATTGCGGTAGTCTTCAACAGGGTGCCCGCCAGCAATGACCTTGTACAGCTCAAGGCACACAAGTCCTGTGGCCATGGCAGTTGAGGTTGCAATAGCTGGAATGATTCTCCCTGCAATGAACTTAGCCTTCAACTTGTCAACCTCTGGAATACTGTAGTTCCTTGCACGCATATTTGCTAATCCAGCTATTAAATCCATGTGGAAGTTAGTGTCATCGTCCTGTAAAAGCAAAGTAAAATCTGTGAACAGCTATTTCATGTAAAAGTTGAAGGATTACAGACAGCTGAAGTAACAACATACAGCAGGAGCTGTACAGGTTTCAATGTTGTCGTGTTTAAAGAGACGGGATTTTCCACCAGGATACAGCATAAGGGCATAGATGACATAGTTCCATAGTCATCACAAATAAGAAAATAATGATTTGCATAGTCTGCGCTAACTACACAAGTGGAAGCATCATGCTTAAGAACTGAGAAGAGTAAACAACATAAAACAGAAAGCTCATGGAAAGGATCTTCCAGGAATAAGGAATCCCTGTGAAAGCCCAGTTTATCTCAAGGTACAGAAGGTGAAACAATATCTAACCGTATAATATTTTCAAGCTTTATGCAAGGCAATAAAAATATTAGATATTTCATCAGGCCTGAAACATACAGCAGGAGCTGTACGGGTTTCAAAGTTGTCATGTTCAAAGAGGCAGACAGTATTTTCCACCAGGTTACAGCATAAGCACATAGATGCCATAGATAGTTGCATAGTAATCCAAGACGAACAAAATACTCCAATGTGCCATTTGGAAGTAGAATAAGCTACAAGTTGGCAGATAAAAAGAAATCATGATTTACAAGAATTGTACGAACTATGTAAGTGGAAGACAGACATTACATGCCTAGGAGTAGAGAAGAGTTATTATGCTGATAACAAATACTTGTGAACACTTTTTTAACGAAATTTGAAATAATTACCTTCTCAAATTGGATAGGTTTCATTTGGAATCCTGGAGGTAGCCTCTTGGCATATTCTTGCAATTTAGCCAGAAGATCATCAATAACAGCAACATCATCAACTGAAGTGCTGGAAAGATTGGATGCTTTCTCATCAGTAACAATATTAACCCCTTTCTTTGGCTCGAATGTAGGAACTGCAATCTTCTTTACAACATCAGCCAGCTTAGCAGTGTTCTTTGCCCATTCAGGCATAGCAACCCCATTTGACTCCGCTCTCAATATCGAAGCAGACATGATGAAGTTAAGGTGAGATGGATCAGCAGCTGAAAAATGCAGCGCACGAGGGAAGCGCTTGGGGGCAGACCAGAATGGGGCACCCATACTAGTGGCAGCATCTTCAGGAAAAGTGAATGTGAGCTGCTTCACACGGTTTGAGAAATAGTCCTCAAATCTGGAAACAAATGAAAAAGGGGACTTTAACTTGAGCCAAAAACTGAAGCACAGAAATGAGCTACACATCTCCAATGGAAAAGAGAAATATAAGAGAACGGTACTTCATATGCCTCGTACATAGCAAGGTTATGGAATCTCAAGTTCTCAACAGTGCTGTCTACACATGTTACACGCTTGGACGTTAATATAAAAGTGAAAACTGCCAAAtctggtactccctccgatccatattacttgatgctaaaatggatgtatctaaaactaaaatgtgtctagatacatctatattaacaTCGAAGAATATGAATCGAAAGAAGTAATACATGCCTGGTGGATTCAACTAATCTTTGTGATTAGGAAGATGTAGAATTATCTAGGAAAATAACTTAAATTTAAAATCCAGTGGAGGACCAAGCAAAATATGTAACAAAATTCATACAAGAGAGAATGCAACTAACATAAGCAGCAGAGAGAACGTACTTCAGTCGGGCCCAGCTTATGCAATCATCAAATGTATTACACCGCTCCTTGTCAAGACATTCAGAGACACGCTCAAGCAATTCTCTTGCTTGAGCATCACCTGCCTTCCTCATGGCCGCAGCATATTGAGCAGGGTTAGACAGAAAAGAGTTTACTTCATTTGGTGTTTTCTCAAGTAAACCCTCAAACTCTGAACGAGCCCATGTCAAGCAATGATCAATGTTGTGTGGAAAAGAATGGACTGTGCACATAGGTGCCTGCTTCTCAGGAGGATCTCTTGAAGCCCCATAATTTTCAGTAAGGTGAGGAATCACCATTTGAGTATTGCACTTCGCACCCAATGTACCTGACTCCAATAGTGGCTTCTGGAAGTACAGGCACCTCATGTCCATATACATCCTGGCATTGACATTATCAAGTGCATTGACGACTACATCTAGGCCCTCCCAAAATGTGTCATGGAAAACATTCTCAGTATCTGGACAAGCACGGTTCTGAAGAGCATCAATGTGAAGGCTGGGGTTGATAGCACTAGCGGCTGTAGCAGCTACAGTAGACTTTGCCTGTCCAATGTTCCAGTCACGAAATAAGAATTGGCGGCTTAAGTTACTTTTCTCAATGATATCATCATCTGTTATAGTTAACTTTCCTTTGCTGCTACAAGACACTCCCATTAATGCTAGGTTTTTCAGGAATTCACATCCAAGAGCGCCAGACCCCACAACAAAAGTATTAGCCTCCTCCATTTTCTTCTGAAGCTTGGAACCAAATATAGAGACCTGGGCATCATAGCGGCTGTTTGATGGCTT includes these proteins:
- the LOC124670578 gene encoding ubiquitin-activating enzyme E1 3, producing the protein MLPSKRPSDAAEPEVDGAGDAKRPKLGEPERADRNGAAPPPPQEIDEDLHSRQLAVYGRETMRRLFASDVLVSGLNGLGAEIAKNLALAGVKSVTIHDVKNVEMWDLSGNFFLSEDDIGKNRAAACVAKLQELNNAVLISALTEELTTEHLSKFQAVVFTDIGLDKAYEFNDYCHNHQPPISFIKSEVCGLFGSIFCDFGPNFTVLDVDGEDPHTGIIASISNDNPALVSCVDDERLEFQDGDLVVFSEVHGMAELNDGKPRKVKNARPFSFSIEEDTSSFGIYVKGGIVTQVKEPKVLCFKALRDAMRDPGEFLLSDFSKFDRPPVLHLAFEALDKFRKDYGRYPAAGCEEDAQSFLKTAAAINEASVDRKLDTIDEKLFRQFASGSRAVLNPMAAMFGGIVGQEVVKACSGKFHPLYQFFYFDSVESLPTYPLDPQDLKPSNSRYDAQVSIFGSKLQKKMEEANTFVVGSGALGCEFLKNLALMGVSCSSKGKLTITDDDIIEKSNLSRQFLFRDWNIGQAKSTVAATAASAINPSLHIDALQNRACPDTENVFHDTFWEGLDVVVNALDNVNARMYMDMRCLYFQKPLLESGTLGAKCNTQMVIPHLTENYGASRDPPEKQAPMCTVHSFPHNIDHCLTWARSEFEGLLEKTPNEVNSFLSNPAQYAAAMRKAGDAQARELLERVSECLDKERCNTFDDCISWARLKFEDYFSNRVKQLTFTFPEDAATSMGAPFWSAPKRFPRALHFSAADPSHLNFIMSASILRAESNGVAMPEWAKNTAKLADVVKKIAVPTFEPKKGVNIVTDEKASNLSSTSVDDVAVIDDLLAKLQEYAKRLPPGFQMKPIQFEKDDDTNFHMDLIAGLANMRARNYSIPEVDKLKAKFIAGRIIPAIATSTAMATGLVCLELYKVIAGGHPVEDYRNTFANLALPLFSMAEPVPPKVIKHKDMSWTVWDRWSIKGDLTVAELLQWFADKGLTAYSISCGASLLYNNMFPRHKDRLTKKVADVAKEVAKVDIPEYRRHLDIGVACEDEDENDVDIPLVSVYFR